From Zhongshania aliphaticivorans, one genomic window encodes:
- a CDS encoding MJ1255/VC2487 family glycosyltransferase: MKLLYGVQGTGNGHIARARMMAHHFAKRGIEVQYLFSGRPPEQYFDMAAFGDYWHYAGLTFATEQGRISSIKTLRQLRPLQFIRDLRNIDLSPFDAVITDFEPLTAWAGRLQNKAVIGIGHQYAFGNAAVPESGADLRNRLIMRYFAPARFRLGLHWNHFNAAIAPPIINPEERRAAAAEHILVYLPFEDQQRVCATLQNIPQYQFIQYAPQLSDTSIGNVAQRKTSLHDFKHDLCSARAVICNAGFELISECLHMGIPALAKPVSGQAEQLGNAAALKQLNLASVMDEFSQHTIEQWLLNIPAQTPQHYPDVAEAICDWVLKGQWHDNEALVNQLWQETGIHTAMPLLTP, from the coding sequence ATGAAATTACTTTACGGTGTGCAGGGCACAGGAAATGGCCATATTGCCCGCGCGCGAATGATGGCCCATCACTTTGCCAAACGCGGCATAGAGGTTCAGTATTTATTTAGCGGCAGACCACCTGAACAGTATTTCGATATGGCCGCCTTCGGCGATTACTGGCATTACGCCGGACTCACCTTTGCTACTGAACAAGGCCGCATTAGCAGTATAAAAACCCTGCGCCAACTGCGTCCGCTGCAATTTATTCGCGACCTGCGCAATATCGACTTGAGTCCCTTCGACGCTGTTATCACCGATTTCGAACCCCTTACCGCGTGGGCTGGTCGCCTGCAAAACAAAGCGGTAATTGGTATCGGTCATCAATACGCCTTCGGCAACGCAGCGGTTCCCGAAAGCGGCGCAGACTTACGCAACCGCCTCATAATGCGCTATTTCGCACCGGCTCGGTTTCGCTTAGGGCTGCACTGGAATCATTTTAATGCGGCCATCGCGCCGCCGATCATCAACCCTGAGGAACGTCGCGCCGCTGCTGCTGAACATATTTTGGTCTACCTACCCTTTGAAGATCAGCAGCGAGTGTGCGCCACCTTACAAAATATCCCCCAATATCAATTCATTCAGTACGCCCCGCAGCTCAGCGACACAAGTATTGGCAATGTCGCGCAGCGTAAAACCAGTCTCCACGATTTTAAGCACGATCTTTGCTCCGCCCGCGCGGTCATTTGCAACGCTGGATTTGAGCTCATAAGCGAATGCCTGCACATGGGTATTCCGGCACTCGCCAAACCGGTTTCCGGCCAAGCCGAACAACTCGGCAACGCCGCTGCGCTCAAGCAACTTAACTTAGCCAGTGTCATGGACGAATTTAGCCAGCACACCATTGAGCAATGGCTTTTAAATATTCCAGCGCAAACGCCACAGCACTACCCCGATGTCGCTGAAGCAATTTGCGACTGGGTATTAAAAGGGCAATGGCACGACAATGAG
- a CDS encoding phosphatase PAP2 family protein: MRLIQSINQFDVRMFLACVNTRHQQHLSRIARSVSKTGDGYAQLGLPVLVYAAGIQQGLAYFSAVLISFAAWLPAYWVLKNTCRRRRPPAAIPAFNASIIASDEFSFPSGHTAAAFLLATMTVLFFGVIGAPLFIWAAAVAASRVILGVHFPTDTLAGASLGIGIAHLGHSIAIA, translated from the coding sequence ATGCGTTTAATACAGTCGATTAATCAGTTCGATGTAAGAATGTTTCTGGCCTGCGTCAATACTCGCCACCAGCAACACTTATCCCGCATTGCCCGCAGTGTATCAAAAACAGGAGATGGCTACGCTCAACTCGGCCTCCCGGTTCTGGTATATGCCGCAGGGATTCAACAGGGCCTAGCCTATTTTAGCGCGGTGCTAATCAGTTTTGCCGCTTGGCTGCCCGCCTACTGGGTTCTGAAAAACACCTGCCGAAGACGGCGTCCACCTGCGGCCATACCGGCGTTTAATGCATCGATCATCGCCTCCGATGAATTTAGTTTTCCGTCTGGTCACACCGCTGCCGCCTTTCTTTTAGCCACAATGACCGTACTGTTCTTCGGTGTCATTGGCGCCCCCTTGTTTATCTGGGCTGCAGCAGTAGCCGCCTCGCGGGTGATCTTAGGGGTTCACTTCCCTACCGACACATTGGCAGGCGCTAGCCTTGGTATTGGCATTGCACACCTGGGTCACAGTATTGCCATCGCCTAA